CGGAGTAACGATTCAGGGTACTTTTTCATCGACACCGATCACCGTCTGGTGGAAGGGCAGAGCGCCTGTCAGTGGAGCATGAAATACCGCAGTGTTGCCGGTTCCGGGCGCGTTGAGACGGTTGATGACGAAGTCCTCAAGGTGGAGGGGTTGCTGCGCATTATGGAGCACCACTCTGGACGGACGGACTTCGAGTTTGACAGCCGGGTGCTGGAGCACGTGCTGGTGCTGCGTATGCGTGTGGATGCCTTCACGGCCAAGAGCAACCATCCGGCGTGAGGTCTGTTGCGCGGGTGGCTTTTCGCGCATCGTGTCTGCGCAGAATCTGCTCACCTGGGCAAAATTCAACCATTCAGTTGTTTTTTGCCGCCAGGTAACCTGTTGTCAATGAAGGGTTTTTGTTTTGGCATCCCATATGCAATACTCTCTGGCAACTCTCCTTCCTTCCATAGATCCCCCTTTCCTTCCCCTCTGCCCATTTGGCAGAGGGTTTTTTCTGTTATCTCTCAACGTTCGCATCTCCGACGGCACCGACCCTGATGCCATGCTGAAATGGCGGAAATGGTTCTGCGCTGACGGCGTCGCTTGAGTACGTTGCAGCAACGAGCGACTGCTCAAAAACGAAGAGATTTTCACACAAAGCCCACAAAGGCGCAAAGAAAGGCAAAGGGAAAAGCAGTTTCCACCGCGAATGAACGCGAATATACACGAATGGGGGGAAATTTCACGCAAAGACTGTGGGGAGGGGAAACCGGAAGAGCTTAACCACGGAAATCACGGAAGACACGGAAGTTACCGCGAATAAACGCGAATGGAGAGGCAGAAACAGGCCGTTCCCCCCTGAGCCCGTCCGGTGAGTGCGACGCCTGGCTGGCAAGACCCGAAGGGACACTCACAGGAAGTGAGTGGTTCGGCAGCACTGCAGGGAGGCAGTGTCTGCCGGATCTCCAGAACAGGCGAGCCAACGATCCGGAAGTACGGGTGTTCGGGGGGCGCGTTTTTCGTTCTTTTTGCGCGGTCAAAAAGGACAGTATCCGTACGCGTGGTAAACATCAGATCAATGACGCCTGAAACCAGGATGGCAAGATGCAAAACTCCAGTTATTTCCACAGCTCCTGTATGGGGGTTTCAGGTGAAAAGTGGTGGGCGATCTGGGCCTGCAGCAGCTCTGCTGTGGCCAGGGCATCGGTCAGGGCGTGGTGGGGGCGGTAGTGGGGCAGGTTGCAGCGAGCGCGACTGGCGGCCAGCCGTATGGAGACGGGTTTTCTGCCCAGCAGGCGGGCCAGCAGCCCCGGAGGTTTCTGGCGGTGCAGCCGCGCTTCCAGCTCCATGGTGTCGATGACGGGGAACTGGATGCCCTCGCCGATACGGGCTTTCAGGGCTGCGTCCAGGAAGCTGCGTTCAATTCCCCGGTGGTGGACGACCATGACATGGCCGGCCATGGCTTCCAGAAGTTCATCAAGGATTCGCGCCAGATCAGGAGCCGTGGCGACGTCGGAATGGGTGATGCCGTGCACGACGATGGACTGGCTTTCCAGCTGTACCCGTGGCTTGACAATCCAGTGACGCGCCTCGGCACAGCGGATGCGCTGCAGGCTCATGGGCACGAGGCCGATGCTGACAATGCCGTGGCGCTTCGGGTCAAAGCCTGTGGTTTCAAAGTCCAGGGCCAGCAGGGGCACCTGGGAGATGGGGGTGTCGCCATCCACCACCCCGGCGCCATAAAAGGCCTGAAGGCGCTGATCGCGAGCTTTCGCCGCCAGGGCGCGCAAACGGGTGGGCCAGTCGGGCGCGGTGGTCTCCACCTGATTGAGTTGTGGTTCCTCTTTGCGTGGCGAAGGCAGGTAGAACATGGGGTGCCCTTCAGTTGACGCGACCGGGCTGGTAGCGGAATTTCAGGAATTTCTGGGCGTTGCTGAGAATCTGAAAGGCATCCTTGAGGTTCTTGCGCTCAAAGTCGGAGAGCTGTTCAGGAACAACACTGTTGTCGGGCTCCTCTGCTTCCTGAAGAGACAGTGCCTGGTGGCGGATGCGCACCATGGCGATGAATTCCAGGGCGTCACGCAGGTCGGGCCCGCGCCCGCTGGGCAGGATGCCGGCGTCTATGATGTCGCTGAGGCGCTCAAAGGAGTTGCGGGCCTGGGAACCGATTGCCAGGCTGTGCACCCGGATCAGGTCTGTCAGGGGAGCGGTACCACGCCGCTTGATATTGATGGAGTTGCTGTGCTTGCCATCCTGCTCCATGACAAAATCTTTAAAAAAGCCGAGGGGTGGGGTGCGTCCCAGGGCATTGCGGGCCATGCAGGCCAGGAAGCGGGAGCTGCGCCTGGCGCGGTGGGCGATCAGGTCGTTGAGCTGGTCGGCCCACTGGGTTTTCCCCCATACTCCCTCCAGGTCAAAGAATATGGAGCTGTTGAGCAGGAACTGGGGGGTGGGCTTGTCGATCCAGTCACGAAAACAGGCTTCCCACACCTGCAGGGGCTGACGCCACTGCCTGTTGGTGGCCATGATGCCGCCGGTGCAGTAGGTGTAGCCACAGGCAGCCAGCCCATCGCTGACAAAGGCGGCCAGCTTCTGGAAGTACTCGTCGTGCTGCTGCGGGTCGAAATGGTTGTCGAGGATCAGGGCGTTGTCCTGGTCGGTGACAATGGTCTGTTCGTCGCGGGCCATGGAGCCCAGCGCCAGGAAGCAGTAGGGCACTGGTGGTGGTCCCAGCTGTTCTTCGGCCAATTCCAGCAGCCGTTGCTTGAAGCTGCGGCCAATAACCGCCATGGCGCTGCCGATCATGCGGGAGTTGGCATCTTCGTTCACCATGCGCAGGAAGCAGGAGCGCACATCGGCACGCAAGGACTGCAGGCCTTCCACGTCGTTCTGGCGGAAGATGCTGCTGACCACAAAGAGGCTGTTCTGTGACTCATAGCGAATGATGTCGGATATGGCCACGACGCCGATGGGTCTGTGGTTTTTCAGCACCGGCAGGTGGTGGACGTTGTGGCGCAGCATCAGCAGCATCGCCTCAAAGACCAGTTGATTGTGTTCAACGGTGACCAGCTCTGTGGACATGATCTGCGCTACGGGTGTGCTGTAGTCCAGACCGGGCGTGACCAGGCGGTTGCGGATATCGCGATCGGTGATGATGCCCGCCATGGGGGAAGTGTTCTCGCGGTTTTCTGCCGTGTCATTCACGATCAGCAGCGAAGAGACCGACTCTTCGGACATCTTCTGACAGGCCTGCTGCGCGGTGGCCTGGACGCCGATAACCACCGGATCGCGCTGCACCAGGGTCAGTACCTTGGCCGTCATCAGCTCGTTGGCATCCTCCCGGCGCGAAACAGCCTGACGCAGGCGCGTGCGATCCTCAATTTCCACAAAGTCGGCAAAGAGTTCAAATTGTTCGAAGAGTTCGCTGAAAACCGGTTCCGGGATCAGGTAGATCAGGGAATCCTCAAGGGCAGTGGCGGGAAAGCGCACCCGGCGGTTGCGCAGCAGCCCGAACTCTCCAAAAATGCCCCCTTCACTGAGGCGGTTATAGAGTTCGCCATTGCGACGGAAAATTTCCACCGCGCCGCTGCGCACCACGTGCAGGGCATCAATCTCCTGGCCAAATTCCAGGATGGGTGTTCCCGCCTTGAAGTAGCTGATTTCCACCCTGCTGGCCACTCCAGCCAGAACCTCTTCGGGCAGATCCCGAAAGGGCTGGTGGGAACGCAGAAAATCCAGAATCTCCAGGTGTTCAACTTCCACGGTGTCCCCCACAAAAACGTCTGTTACGTACCGCGTGGCTCCGATGCCAGCCCTTTGACCAGAGAGACGCAGGCGATCAGCAGCAGAATCGTAAAGGGAAAGCCGGTGGACACCGCCATGGCCTGCAGAGCCACCAGACCACCACCTACCAGCAGCGCGATGGCTACCAGCCCTTCGAACGTGCACCAGAAAACGCGCTGGGGCGTGGGCGCGTCAATTTTTCCGCCTGCGGAAATCACATCAATGACCAGGGAACCGGAGTCTGAAGAGGTGATAAAGAAGACCACCACCAGGATAATTGCCACAAATGAAGTGATCTGGGCCAGAGGCAGCACATCCAGCATGGTGAAGAGCTGCAGGGGCAGGCCCGCCGATGCCACCGCTTCGTAACCCTGTTGTGCATACTGATGAATGGCTGTGCCTCCGAAAACACTCATCCAGAGTATGCAGGCTGTGGAAGGGATGATCAGCACGGAAATGAGAAATTCGCGCACCGTGCGCCCACGGGAGACCCTGGCAATGAACATTCCCACAAAGGGCGACCAGGAAATCCACCACGCCCAGTAGAAGGCCGTCCAGCCCTGGGAGAAGTTTGCGTCCTCGCGCCCGATGGGATTTGCCAGGGCCGGCAGATACTGGAAGTAGGCAACGATATTGGCGAAGAAGCCGCTCAGGATGAGCATGGTCGGGCCCACGATGATCACAAAGAGCAGCAGCAGAGTCGCCAGGGTCATATTAATCTGGGAGAGGCGCTTGACCCCGGCATCCAGCCCGGCCACAACCGAGACCAGCGCGATAGCCGTAATGCCGATAACCAGGAGCACCTGGGTTGTTACCCCTTCGGGGAGTCCAAACAGATAGTGCAGACCGGCACTGGCCTGGGAGGCTCCGAGGCCAAGGGATGTGGCCAGACCAAAAAGCGTGGCCAGAATTGCCAGAATATCAATCACATGGCCCGGCCAGCCCCACACCCGCTCGCCCAGCAGCGGGTAGAAAACCGAGCGCATGGTCAGGGGCAACCCCTTGTTGAAGGCGAACAGGGCCAGCCCCAGCGCCAGAACAGAATAAATTGCCCAGGGATGCAGCGCCCAGTGGTAAATAGTGGCCGCCATGCCCAGGCGCTGAGCCTCTGCCGCATCTCCGGCAGCCCCACCCAGGGGAGACCAGTCAGTGCGCACACCATTTTCCACCGAAGTGCCCCCAAAGGCTGTGGTGAAGTGGGAAATGGGTTCCGAAACCCCATAAAACATCAGGCCGATACCCATGCCCGCCGCGAAAAGCATCGAGAACCAGCCCAGATAAGAGTAATCAGGCTTGGCCTCAGTGCCGCCCAGGCGAACTTTTCCCAGGGGTGAGACGATGAGGAACAGGCAGAGCAGTACGAAAATATTGCCCGCGCTGATAAAAAACCAGTCGAGGTGAGCTGTCAGCCATCCGCGCAGACCGCTGAAAAGGGGCTCCACATGATTCTGAAATGCCAGAGTCAGCACCACGAAAGCGATAACCCCCAGACCGGAAATGGCAAAAACCCGGTTGTGAATATCCAGGCCGAATGGCCCCAGGTTGATGACCACATTGTCCTGGCCGACCTGGTAGTCCGTGTCGATGGGATTGACTTCGCCATCGGGCGCCATGGGATCTCGTTCATCTTGCATGCAGCGTACCTCCTGTGAAAAGTATGATA
This portion of the Desulfurispirillum indicum S5 genome encodes:
- a CDS encoding pyridoxamine 5'-phosphate oxidase family protein, with amino-acid sequence MRRTDRQIHDGEMVESILRQAQVCHLALVDRGAPYLVALNYGFHFQENQLTLYFHCARDGRKLDILRSNDSGYFFIDTDHRLVEGQSACQWSMKYRSVAGSGRVETVDDEVLKVEGLLRIMEHHSGRTDFEFDSRVLEHVLVLRMRVDAFTAKSNHPA
- a CDS encoding 3'-5' exonuclease, with product MFYLPSPRKEEPQLNQVETTAPDWPTRLRALAAKARDQRLQAFYGAGVVDGDTPISQVPLLALDFETTGFDPKRHGIVSIGLVPMSLQRIRCAEARHWIVKPRVQLESQSIVVHGITHSDVATAPDLARILDELLEAMAGHVMVVHHRGIERSFLDAALKARIGEGIQFPVIDTMELEARLHRQKPPGLLARLLGRKPVSIRLAASRARCNLPHYRPHHALTDALATAELLQAQIAHHFSPETPIQELWK
- a CDS encoding DUF294 nucleotidyltransferase-like domain-containing protein, with product MEVEHLEILDFLRSHQPFRDLPEEVLAGVASRVEISYFKAGTPILEFGQEIDALHVVRSGAVEIFRRNGELYNRLSEGGIFGEFGLLRNRRVRFPATALEDSLIYLIPEPVFSELFEQFELFADFVEIEDRTRLRQAVSRREDANELMTAKVLTLVQRDPVVIGVQATAQQACQKMSEESVSSLLIVNDTAENRENTSPMAGIITDRDIRNRLVTPGLDYSTPVAQIMSTELVTVEHNQLVFEAMLLMLRHNVHHLPVLKNHRPIGVVAISDIIRYESQNSLFVVSSIFRQNDVEGLQSLRADVRSCFLRMVNEDANSRMIGSAMAVIGRSFKQRLLELAEEQLGPPPVPYCFLALGSMARDEQTIVTDQDNALILDNHFDPQQHDEYFQKLAAFVSDGLAACGYTYCTGGIMATNRQWRQPLQVWEACFRDWIDKPTPQFLLNSSIFFDLEGVWGKTQWADQLNDLIAHRARRSSRFLACMARNALGRTPPLGFFKDFVMEQDGKHSNSINIKRRGTAPLTDLIRVHSLAIGSQARNSFERLSDIIDAGILPSGRGPDLRDALEFIAMVRIRHQALSLQEAEEPDNSVVPEQLSDFERKNLKDAFQILSNAQKFLKFRYQPGRVN
- a CDS encoding BCCT family transporter gives rise to the protein MQDERDPMAPDGEVNPIDTDYQVGQDNVVINLGPFGLDIHNRVFAISGLGVIAFVVLTLAFQNHVEPLFSGLRGWLTAHLDWFFISAGNIFVLLCLFLIVSPLGKVRLGGTEAKPDYSYLGWFSMLFAAGMGIGLMFYGVSEPISHFTTAFGGTSVENGVRTDWSPLGGAAGDAAEAQRLGMAATIYHWALHPWAIYSVLALGLALFAFNKGLPLTMRSVFYPLLGERVWGWPGHVIDILAILATLFGLATSLGLGASQASAGLHYLFGLPEGVTTQVLLVIGITAIALVSVVAGLDAGVKRLSQINMTLATLLLLFVIIVGPTMLILSGFFANIVAYFQYLPALANPIGREDANFSQGWTAFYWAWWISWSPFVGMFIARVSRGRTVREFLISVLIIPSTACILWMSVFGGTAIHQYAQQGYEAVASAGLPLQLFTMLDVLPLAQITSFVAIILVVVFFITSSDSGSLVIDVISAGGKIDAPTPQRVFWCTFEGLVAIALLVGGGLVALQAMAVSTGFPFTILLLIACVSLVKGLASEPRGT